In a single window of the Nocardioides sp. L-11A genome:
- a CDS encoding SDR family oxidoreductase — protein sequence MTDLTGRTAIVTGGATLLAHGVIGALATAGARVVVADIDEAGGTAAEKLGDEVRFVRTDITDDAAVADLVAATVEGFGGIDIVVNLAATYLDEGFATNRADWLTALNVNLVSIVEVVRAAYPHLQASEHAAVVNFTSISSKVAQTGRWVYPASKAAIVQLTRSMATDLAGDGIRVNSVSPGWTWSKIMDDLSGSDRAKTDRVAAPFHLTGRVGDGAEIGEIVAFLASDAASIVTGADWAADGGYSALGPEQTVPAIPQLTE from the coding sequence ATGACCGACCTGACCGGCCGGACCGCGATCGTCACCGGCGGCGCCACCCTGCTGGCCCACGGCGTGATCGGTGCCCTGGCCACGGCCGGCGCCCGCGTCGTCGTGGCCGACATCGACGAGGCCGGCGGCACCGCCGCCGAGAAGCTGGGCGACGAGGTCCGGTTCGTCCGGACCGACATCACCGACGACGCCGCGGTCGCGGACCTCGTGGCCGCCACCGTCGAGGGCTTCGGCGGCATCGACATCGTGGTCAATCTCGCCGCGACCTACCTCGACGAGGGCTTCGCGACCAACCGGGCCGACTGGCTCACCGCGCTGAACGTCAACCTGGTCAGCATCGTCGAGGTCGTCCGCGCGGCGTACCCGCACCTGCAGGCCAGCGAGCACGCGGCGGTCGTGAACTTCACCTCGATCTCCAGCAAGGTCGCCCAGACGGGGCGCTGGGTCTACCCCGCCTCCAAGGCGGCGATCGTCCAGCTCACCCGGTCGATGGCCACCGACCTCGCCGGCGACGGCATCCGGGTCAACTCGGTCAGCCCGGGCTGGACCTGGTCGAAGATCATGGACGACCTGTCGGGCAGCGACCGCGCCAAGACCGACCGCGTGGCCGCGCCCTTCCACCTGACCGGCCGGGTCGGTGACGGCGCCGAGATCGGCGAGATCGTCGCCTTCCTCGCCTCGGACGCCGCCTCGATCGTCACCGGCGCCGACTGGGCCGCCGACGGCGGCTACTCCGCGCTCGGCCCCGAGCAGACCGTCCCCGCCATCCCGCAGCTCACCGAGTGA
- a CDS encoding bifunctional salicylyl-CoA 5-hydroxylase/oxidoreductase — protein sequence MKIAIAGGGPGGLYFAALMKQLDPAHEVTVWERNAPEDTFGFGVVFSDETLGSIEGADQVVHDRMEARFARWTDIDVDIDGTSYTIGGQGFAAMSRKELLQIMQERVAELDVTVHYRTEAPDVDELRASYDLVLAADGLNSTIRTKHADVFGPTLDRRHNKYIWLGTDLVFEAFQFFVKNTEWGTMQIHGYPYSDQGSTFIVEMHEDVWRRAGFDATEHEVFAPGVSDEHAVARIREIFARELQGHEILTNNSKWLSFHTVRNERWHHENVVLLGDAAHTAHFSIGSGTKLAMEDALALAACLHEHPSVAAALEAYQAERKPVVESTQRAAQASLEWFEDIGRYADQDPTTFVFNLLTRSRRITFDNLKERDPGFAGVVERAFSERYGAGDGAPAMFQPARIGPLELPNRIILSPMDMYSAVDGVPGEFHLVHLGSKAMGGAGLVMTEMTCVSPEGRITPGCPGLWTDEQRDAWARITRFVHDRSHARIGVQIGHSGRKGSTKLMWEGMDEPLDEGNWEVIGPSTLAYGPDCHLPREATRADLDQVVADFVATARRAVEAGFDLVEVHAAHGYLLSSFLSPVSNRRTDEYGGSLANRLRFPLEVFDAVRAVVPESIPVTVRISAHDWLPDGNTDDDAVEIARAFVEHGAAAIDVSSGQISKDERPAFGRSYQTPFADRIRHEVAAPAGVAVIAVGAISSYDDVNSILLAGRADLCALGRTHLYDPQWTLHAAVEQDYQGPAVRWPDPWKAGRRRPPTSRTDKIPPRLELLRDGGDDLVHVRWTP from the coding sequence ATGAAGATCGCCATCGCCGGCGGCGGGCCCGGGGGGCTCTACTTCGCCGCACTGATGAAGCAGCTCGACCCGGCCCACGAGGTGACGGTCTGGGAGCGCAACGCCCCCGAGGACACCTTCGGCTTCGGCGTCGTGTTCTCCGACGAGACCCTCGGCAGCATCGAGGGCGCCGACCAGGTCGTGCACGACCGGATGGAGGCGCGCTTCGCGCGCTGGACCGACATCGACGTGGACATCGACGGGACGTCGTACACGATCGGCGGGCAGGGCTTCGCGGCGATGAGCCGCAAGGAGCTGCTCCAGATCATGCAGGAGCGGGTCGCCGAGCTCGACGTCACCGTGCACTACCGCACCGAGGCGCCCGACGTCGACGAGCTGCGGGCGTCGTACGACCTGGTGCTGGCCGCCGACGGGCTCAACTCCACGATCCGCACCAAGCACGCCGACGTCTTCGGGCCGACGCTCGACCGCCGGCACAACAAGTACATCTGGCTCGGCACCGACCTGGTCTTCGAGGCGTTCCAGTTCTTCGTGAAGAACACCGAGTGGGGCACCATGCAGATCCACGGCTACCCCTACTCCGACCAGGGCTCGACGTTCATCGTCGAGATGCACGAGGACGTGTGGCGCCGCGCCGGCTTCGACGCCACCGAGCACGAAGTGTTCGCGCCGGGCGTGTCCGACGAGCATGCCGTCGCGCGGATCCGGGAGATCTTCGCGCGCGAGCTCCAGGGCCACGAGATCCTCACCAACAACTCCAAGTGGCTCAGCTTCCACACCGTGCGCAACGAGCGCTGGCACCACGAGAACGTCGTTCTGCTCGGCGACGCGGCGCACACCGCGCACTTCTCGATCGGCTCGGGCACCAAGCTCGCCATGGAGGACGCCCTCGCGCTGGCCGCCTGCCTCCACGAGCACCCGAGCGTCGCCGCCGCGCTGGAGGCCTACCAGGCCGAGCGCAAGCCGGTCGTGGAGTCGACCCAGCGCGCGGCCCAGGCGTCCCTGGAGTGGTTCGAGGACATCGGCCGGTACGCCGACCAGGACCCCACGACCTTCGTGTTCAACCTGCTCACCCGCTCGCGCCGGATCACCTTCGACAACCTCAAGGAGCGCGACCCCGGGTTCGCCGGCGTCGTGGAGCGTGCCTTCTCCGAGCGGTACGGCGCCGGGGACGGCGCGCCCGCGATGTTCCAGCCCGCCCGGATCGGCCCGCTGGAGCTGCCCAACCGGATCATCCTCTCTCCCATGGACATGTACTCCGCGGTCGACGGGGTGCCCGGCGAGTTCCACCTGGTCCACCTCGGCAGCAAGGCGATGGGCGGCGCGGGGCTGGTCATGACCGAGATGACCTGCGTGTCGCCGGAGGGCCGCATCACCCCCGGCTGCCCGGGCCTGTGGACCGACGAGCAGCGCGACGCGTGGGCGCGGATCACCCGCTTCGTGCACGACCGGTCGCACGCCCGGATCGGCGTCCAGATCGGCCATTCCGGCCGCAAGGGCTCGACGAAGCTGATGTGGGAGGGCATGGACGAGCCGCTCGACGAGGGCAACTGGGAGGTCATCGGCCCCTCCACGCTCGCGTACGGCCCCGACTGCCACCTGCCGCGGGAGGCGACCCGGGCCGACCTCGACCAGGTGGTGGCCGACTTCGTCGCCACCGCGCGCCGGGCCGTCGAGGCGGGCTTCGACCTGGTCGAGGTGCACGCCGCCCACGGCTATCTGCTCTCGTCCTTCCTCTCGCCGGTCTCCAACCGCCGCACCGACGAGTACGGCGGCTCGCTGGCGAACCGGCTGCGCTTCCCGCTGGAGGTCTTCGACGCCGTGCGCGCCGTCGTACCGGAGTCGATCCCGGTCACCGTGCGGATCTCCGCGCACGACTGGCTGCCCGACGGCAACACCGACGACGACGCGGTCGAGATCGCCCGTGCGTTCGTCGAGCACGGCGCGGCCGCCATCGACGTGTCGTCCGGGCAGATCAGCAAGGACGAGCGGCCGGCGTTCGGCCGGTCCTACCAGACCCCCTTCGCCGACCGGATCCGGCACGAGGTCGCGGCCCCCGCCGGGGTCGCCGTGATCGCGGTCGGTGCCATCTCGTCGTACGACGACGTCAACTCGATCCTGCTCGCCGGGCGCGCCGACCTGTGCGCGCTGGGGCGCACGCACCTCTACGACCCGCAGTGGACGCTGCACGCCGCGGTCGAGCAGGACTACCAGGGACCGGCCGTGCGGTGGCCCGACCCGTGGAAGGCCGGGCGCCGCCGGCCGCCGACGTCGCGCACCGACAAGATCCCGCCCCGGCTCGAGCTGCTGCGCGACGGCGGCGACGATCTCGTGCACGTGCGCTGGACGCCATGA
- a CDS encoding thioesterase family protein, with amino-acid sequence MTVSGTHHGRVEWIDTDAAGIHHNTAIVRYVESAEATLVRDLGLDGYFPVAPRVRYEVDFEAPLRFGDEVAATVRVERVGRSSLTLGFEVWGGPAGTPAVRVARGRYVTVHLDPVAGTAAAWPDAWRAALGADT; translated from the coding sequence ATGACGGTGAGCGGCACCCACCACGGCCGGGTGGAGTGGATCGACACCGACGCCGCCGGCATCCACCACAACACCGCGATCGTCCGGTACGTCGAGTCCGCGGAGGCCACGCTCGTCCGCGACCTCGGCCTCGACGGCTACTTCCCCGTGGCGCCACGGGTCCGCTACGAGGTCGACTTCGAGGCCCCGCTGCGCTTCGGCGACGAGGTCGCCGCGACGGTGCGGGTGGAGCGGGTGGGCCGCTCCTCCCTCACCCTCGGCTTCGAGGTGTGGGGCGGGCCCGCGGGCACGCCAGCGGTCCGGGTCGCGCGGGGTCGCTACGTCACGGTGCACCTCGACCCCGTCGCCGGGACGGCGGCCGCCTGGCCGGACGCCTGGCGCGCCGCTCTGGGTGCCGACACCTGA
- a CDS encoding NAD(P)/FAD-dependent oxidoreductase, with protein sequence MKIAIVGAGFAGLSSAKVLRQLGHDVVVFEKTPDVGGVWSATRRYPGLKTQNNKGTYALSDQPMPKGYPEWPSGEQVQSYLTSYAERFGLTPYLRLGTEVELANPADGGGWDVTTASGTEHYDHLVLASGIFSRPFIPPFENLDLFEKLGGEVMAASDWHELDQVRDKHTVVVGYGKSACDITVEISKVAASTTVVARELLWKMPRKVKGVLNYKYLMLTRMGEGLFRYRSVAGPERLLHARDSAMANGMLGSVEKVTTKQLGLEALGLVPEGQFSDIARSTVSLASEGFFEGVSEGRIDVQRDTIIERFVEQDGKPFAELSNGSIIPVDVVVAATGWSQDLPFLPQEVMDKLTDENGDYLLYRQIHPIYLPDLSFAGYNSSFFSPLSAEVSAIWIGSMLGGNHTLPSRTQMHVAVRDRLTWMRERTQGQHARGTNIIPFSVHNIDEVLSDVGLNVGPLTRARQWLLPINPSNYRRITPRLARRLGVTAS encoded by the coding sequence ATGAAGATCGCCATCGTCGGCGCCGGCTTCGCCGGCCTCTCCTCCGCCAAGGTGCTGCGTCAACTCGGGCACGACGTCGTCGTCTTCGAGAAGACCCCGGACGTCGGAGGCGTGTGGAGCGCCACCCGCCGCTACCCCGGCCTGAAGACCCAGAACAACAAGGGGACCTATGCGCTGTCCGACCAGCCGATGCCCAAGGGCTACCCCGAGTGGCCCTCGGGCGAGCAGGTGCAGAGCTACCTCACGTCGTACGCCGAGCGGTTCGGGCTCACGCCGTACCTGCGGCTGGGCACCGAGGTCGAGCTGGCCAACCCGGCCGACGGCGGCGGTTGGGACGTCACCACGGCCTCCGGCACCGAGCACTACGACCACCTGGTGCTGGCCAGCGGCATCTTCTCCCGCCCGTTCATCCCGCCGTTCGAGAACCTCGACCTGTTCGAGAAGCTCGGCGGCGAGGTGATGGCGGCCAGCGACTGGCACGAGCTCGACCAGGTGCGCGACAAGCACACCGTCGTCGTCGGCTACGGCAAGTCGGCGTGCGACATCACCGTGGAGATCTCCAAGGTCGCCGCGTCGACCACCGTCGTGGCGCGCGAGCTGCTCTGGAAGATGCCGCGCAAGGTCAAGGGCGTCCTCAACTACAAGTACCTGATGCTCACCCGGATGGGCGAGGGTCTGTTCCGCTACCGCTCGGTGGCCGGCCCGGAGCGCCTGCTCCACGCCCGGGACTCGGCGATGGCCAACGGCATGCTCGGCAGCGTCGAGAAGGTCACCACCAAGCAGCTCGGGCTCGAGGCCCTCGGGCTGGTGCCCGAGGGCCAGTTCTCCGACATCGCCCGCTCCACGGTGTCCCTGGCCTCCGAGGGCTTCTTCGAGGGCGTCAGCGAGGGCCGGATCGACGTCCAGCGCGACACGATCATCGAGCGCTTCGTCGAGCAGGACGGCAAGCCGTTCGCCGAGCTCAGCAACGGCTCGATCATCCCGGTCGACGTCGTCGTCGCGGCGACGGGCTGGTCCCAGGACCTGCCCTTCCTCCCCCAGGAGGTCATGGACAAGCTGACCGACGAGAACGGCGACTACCTGCTCTACCGGCAGATCCACCCGATCTACCTGCCCGACCTGAGCTTCGCCGGCTACAACTCGTCGTTCTTCTCACCGCTCTCGGCCGAGGTGTCGGCGATCTGGATCGGCTCGATGCTCGGCGGCAACCACACGCTCCCCAGCAGGACGCAGATGCACGTTGCCGTGCGGGACCGGCTCACCTGGATGCGGGAGCGCACCCAGGGCCAGCACGCCCGCGGCACCAACATCATCCCGTTCTCGGTGCACAACATCGACGAGGTGCTCTCGGACGTCGGCCTCAACGTCGGCCCGCTCACCCGGGCCCGCCAGTGGCTGCTGCCGATCAACCCGAGCAACTACCGCAGGATCACGCCGCGGCTGGCCCGCCGGCTCGGCGTGACGGCCTCATGA
- a CDS encoding PaaX family transcriptional regulator C-terminal domain-containing protein, with product MSTTEPAPTEARGRGSRTVVVSFLGAVVRRMGNWMPIGGSIDLLGPLGLDGPSVRTAVFRLKKRGWLESESRGGSRGYALTPEALRSLAAGDEVIWHSRQSAALEDGWCIVNFSVPEAERSKRQQLRAHLSSLGFGNVGTAMWIAPARMQAAAERAISELGLARYSAVFVGDHVAGQDLASLLYESWDLTGIDARYRAFIDEFGPVADEIDASGVVDPQRAFTTYLTAVDGWRRLPYRDPGLPRELLSPDWSGPDAAALFERLVATLEGRALAHAARHWPVS from the coding sequence ATGAGCACCACGGAACCGGCCCCGACCGAGGCCCGCGGGCGCGGTTCCCGGACCGTGGTCGTGAGCTTCCTGGGCGCCGTCGTGCGCCGGATGGGCAACTGGATGCCCATCGGCGGCAGCATCGACCTGCTCGGCCCGCTCGGCCTCGACGGACCGTCGGTGCGGACCGCCGTCTTCCGGCTCAAGAAGCGCGGCTGGCTCGAGTCCGAGAGCCGTGGCGGGAGTCGCGGCTACGCACTCACCCCCGAGGCGCTGCGCTCCCTCGCCGCCGGTGACGAGGTGATCTGGCACAGCCGGCAGTCCGCGGCCCTCGAGGACGGCTGGTGCATCGTCAACTTCTCCGTCCCCGAGGCGGAGCGCAGCAAACGCCAGCAGTTGCGCGCCCATCTCTCCTCGCTCGGGTTCGGCAACGTCGGCACCGCCATGTGGATCGCCCCGGCCCGGATGCAGGCGGCGGCCGAGCGCGCCATCTCCGAGCTCGGCCTGGCCCGCTACAGCGCGGTCTTCGTCGGCGACCACGTGGCCGGTCAGGACCTCGCCTCGCTGCTCTACGAGAGCTGGGACCTCACCGGCATCGACGCGCGCTATCGCGCGTTCATCGACGAGTTCGGGCCGGTCGCCGATGAGATCGACGCCAGCGGAGTCGTCGACCCGCAACGCGCCTTCACGACCTACCTCACCGCGGTGGACGGCTGGCGCCGGCTCCCCTACCGCGACCCTGGCCTGCCCCGCGAGCTGCTCAGCCCGGACTGGAGCGGACCGGACGCCGCCGCGCTCTTCGAGCGCCTCGTGGCGACCCTGGAGGGCCGTGCGCTGGCCCATGCCGCGCGCCACTGGCCCGTCTCCTGA